Proteins from a single region of Acidovorax sp. NCPPB 3576:
- the queA gene encoding tRNA preQ1(34) S-adenosylmethionine ribosyltransferase-isomerase QueA, whose amino-acid sequence MPASPRTFTLSDFDFTLPPQLIAQHPAPERSASRLLDGRSTEPADRVFRDLPGLLRAGDLLVFNDTRVVKARVFGEKASGGKLELLIERVLTGNEVVAHMKVSKKPLPGAVVHLAGGLAGGGFDATLLSRWPEDDGPLFRFALRGPAGEPPYDLMERHGHLPLPPYIERHQEGGDDPDAAEDAQRYQTVFARAPGAVAAPTAALHFDAGVLADLEDRGVERASVTLHVGGGTFQPVKTENLAEHQMHSEWYEVPLATLAALERCRQRGGRVVAVGTTTVRTLESWALSGQATGDTRIFITPGFGFRVVDVLVTNFHLPKSTLMMLVSAFAGYEHVMGLYRHAIAQGYRFFSYGDAMLLQRPQPAH is encoded by the coding sequence ATGCCTGCCAGCCCCCGCACCTTCACGCTCAGCGATTTCGACTTCACGCTGCCACCGCAGCTCATTGCCCAACACCCCGCCCCCGAACGCAGCGCCTCGCGCCTGCTCGATGGCCGCAGCACCGAGCCGGCCGACCGGGTCTTTCGCGACCTGCCCGGGCTGCTGCGCGCGGGCGACCTGCTGGTGTTCAACGACACGCGCGTGGTCAAGGCCCGCGTGTTCGGCGAAAAGGCCAGCGGCGGCAAGCTGGAACTGCTGATCGAGCGCGTGCTGACCGGCAACGAGGTGGTGGCCCATATGAAGGTGAGCAAGAAGCCCCTGCCCGGCGCCGTGGTGCACCTGGCGGGCGGGTTGGCCGGTGGCGGCTTCGACGCCACGCTGCTGTCGCGCTGGCCCGAGGACGACGGCCCGCTGTTTCGCTTCGCGCTGCGGGGCCCCGCGGGCGAGCCCCCCTACGACCTGATGGAGCGGCACGGCCACCTGCCGCTGCCGCCCTACATCGAGCGGCACCAGGAGGGCGGCGACGATCCCGATGCGGCCGAGGACGCGCAGCGCTACCAGACCGTCTTCGCCCGCGCCCCCGGCGCCGTGGCCGCGCCCACGGCGGCGTTGCACTTCGATGCCGGCGTGCTGGCCGACCTGGAGGACCGCGGCGTGGAGCGCGCCAGCGTCACGCTGCACGTGGGGGGCGGCACCTTCCAGCCCGTCAAGACCGAGAACCTGGCCGAGCACCAGATGCACAGCGAGTGGTACGAGGTGCCCCTGGCCACGCTGGCCGCGCTGGAGCGCTGCCGCCAGCGCGGAGGCCGCGTGGTGGCGGTGGGCACGACGACCGTGCGCACGCTCGAATCGTGGGCGCTGAGCGGCCAGGCCACGGGCGACACACGGATCTTCATCACGCCCGGTTTCGGCTTCCGGGTGGTGGACGTGCTGGTCACCAATTTCCACCTGCCCAAGAGCACGCTGATGATGCTGGTGAGCGCCTTCGCGGGCTACGAGCATGTGATGGGCCTGTACCGCCACGCCATCGCGCAGGGATACCGCTTCTTCAGCTACGGCGACGCCATGCTGCTGCAGCGCCCCCAGCCGGCGCACTGA
- a CDS encoding DMT family transporter — MTPHPQTPPAPLHALRSRSAAVAGIGLTVGACACFAVLDATTKWVSAAVPLFMALWLRYLFQALLTTVFVLQREGVAVLRTTQPRFQALRAVLFAATSLFGFISIQHLPLAEFTAIVAATPLCVTLVAALWLHQRVSAPRWALVALGLAGTMAIIRPGGESFTWAMLWPLCLLATGTGYQVISSKMAGHESPATTQLYTGWLAAALVSLGVPFVWTDIADPWLWAGMFAMGLSSAVGHMLLLTAYARTTPVTIAPFLYSQIGFAMLAGWLLFRHVPDAWSLAGIAAIVLSGAASAWLTVRETR, encoded by the coding sequence GTGACGCCCCACCCGCAGACGCCGCCTGCGCCGCTGCACGCCCTGCGCAGCCGCAGCGCCGCCGTGGCGGGCATCGGCCTCACCGTGGGCGCCTGCGCGTGCTTCGCGGTGCTGGACGCCACCACCAAATGGGTCAGCGCCGCCGTGCCGCTCTTCATGGCGCTGTGGCTGCGCTACCTGTTCCAGGCGCTGCTGACCACGGTGTTCGTGCTGCAGCGCGAAGGCGTGGCCGTGCTGCGCACCACGCAGCCGCGGTTCCAGGCGCTGCGCGCGGTGCTGTTCGCCGCCACGAGCCTGTTCGGGTTCATCAGCATCCAGCACCTGCCGCTGGCCGAGTTCACCGCCATCGTGGCGGCCACGCCGCTGTGCGTGACCCTGGTGGCCGCGCTGTGGCTGCACCAGCGCGTGAGCGCGCCGCGCTGGGCGCTGGTGGCCCTGGGGCTGGCGGGCACGATGGCCATCATCCGCCCGGGGGGCGAATCCTTCACCTGGGCCATGCTGTGGCCGCTGTGCCTGCTGGCGACCGGCACGGGCTACCAGGTCATCAGCAGCAAGATGGCCGGGCACGAGAGCCCCGCCACCACGCAGCTCTATACCGGCTGGCTGGCGGCGGCCCTGGTGTCGCTGGGCGTGCCGTTCGTCTGGACCGACATCGCGGACCCGTGGCTCTGGGCCGGCATGTTCGCGATGGGCCTGTCGAGCGCCGTGGGGCACATGCTGCTTTTGACGGCCTATGCGCGCACGACGCCGGTGACCATCGCGCCGTTCCTGTACAGCCAGATCGGCTTTGCGATGCTGGCCGGCTGGTTGCTGTTCCGGCACGTGCCGGATGCCTGGTCGCTGGCCGGCATCGCAGCCATCGTGCTCAGCGGGGCGGCCAGCGCCTGGCTCACGGTGCGCGAGACGCGCTGA
- a CDS encoding gamma-glutamyltransferase family protein, whose product MTQAPPPNATALDWGQPYASQRSPVMGRNIVSASQPLAAQAGLRMLMAGGNAVDAAIATAMALTVVEPTGCGIGSDGFAIVWDGKELHGLNASGRSPAAWTPGYFAQRGGIPESGWNTVTVPGAVSAWVALSKRLGKLPFAQLAQPAIEYARGGFPVSPIIATQWALGADRLGAQPGFAECFMPGGRAPRAGEIFRSEAHARTLERIAETGGEAFYRGTLARQMAAHAQANGGAMTEDDLAAHQADWVGTVSQPFGDAVVHEIPPNGQGIAALIALGLLDAVGIGTRPVDDVETVHASIEAMKLALADLYEHNADIDAMRVAPRDLLEPAYLRERALHIDPARAGDPGHGAPRRGGTVYLAAADASGMMVSFIQSNYMGFGSGVVVPGTGISLQNRGHGFSLVPGHANEVGPRKRPSHTIIPAFAMHADGTPRMAFGVMGGPMQSQGHVQMALRVLRYGQNPQAAADAPRWRVTGGRGVAVEPGFDPAVLAELRARGHEVTVESGHGVFAFGGAQLVLREGGIYIAGSDPRKDGHAAAF is encoded by the coding sequence ATGACCCAAGCGCCCCCACCGAACGCCACCGCCCTCGACTGGGGCCAGCCCTATGCCTCGCAGCGCAGCCCCGTCATGGGCCGCAACATCGTGTCCGCCTCGCAGCCCCTGGCCGCCCAGGCCGGGCTGCGCATGCTGATGGCCGGCGGCAATGCGGTGGACGCGGCCATTGCCACGGCCATGGCGCTGACCGTGGTGGAGCCCACGGGCTGCGGCATCGGCAGCGATGGCTTCGCCATCGTGTGGGATGGCAAGGAACTGCACGGACTCAATGCCTCGGGCCGCTCGCCGGCGGCCTGGACGCCCGGGTACTTCGCCCAGCGCGGCGGCATTCCCGAGTCCGGCTGGAACACCGTGACCGTGCCCGGCGCGGTCTCGGCCTGGGTCGCGCTGTCGAAGCGGCTGGGCAAGCTGCCGTTCGCGCAACTGGCGCAGCCCGCCATCGAATACGCGCGCGGCGGTTTTCCCGTCTCGCCCATCATCGCCACGCAGTGGGCGCTGGGGGCGGACCGGCTGGGCGCCCAGCCGGGTTTCGCGGAGTGCTTCATGCCCGGCGGGCGGGCGCCGCGCGCGGGCGAGATCTTCCGCAGCGAAGCGCATGCCCGCACGCTGGAGCGGATCGCCGAAACCGGCGGCGAGGCCTTCTACCGCGGCACGCTGGCCCGCCAGATGGCCGCCCACGCGCAGGCGAATGGCGGCGCGATGACCGAGGACGACCTCGCCGCGCACCAGGCCGACTGGGTGGGCACGGTGAGCCAGCCGTTCGGCGATGCGGTCGTCCATGAAATCCCGCCCAACGGCCAGGGCATCGCCGCGCTGATCGCGCTGGGGCTGCTCGACGCCGTGGGCATCGGCACTCGGCCCGTGGACGACGTGGAGACGGTGCACGCCAGCATCGAGGCCATGAAGCTCGCGCTGGCCGACCTGTACGAACACAACGCCGACATCGACGCGATGCGCGTGGCGCCGCGCGACCTGCTGGAGCCGGCCTACCTGCGCGAGCGTGCGCTGCACATCGACCCGGCGCGCGCGGGCGATCCCGGCCATGGCGCACCGCGCCGCGGCGGCACGGTGTACCTGGCGGCCGCCGATGCGTCGGGGATGATGGTGTCGTTCATCCAGTCCAACTACATGGGCTTCGGATCGGGCGTGGTGGTGCCGGGCACGGGCATCAGCCTGCAGAACCGGGGCCACGGCTTCAGCCTGGTGCCGGGCCATGCCAACGAGGTGGGCCCGCGCAAGCGCCCCTCGCACACCATCATTCCGGCCTTCGCCATGCATGCCGACGGCACGCCGCGCATGGCCTTCGGCGTCATGGGCGGTCCCATGCAGTCGCAGGGCCATGTGCAGATGGCCCTGCGCGTGCTGCGCTACGGGCAGAACCCGCAGGCCGCCGCCGATGCGCCGCGCTGGCGGGTCACCGGCGGACGGGGCGTGGCCGTGGAGCCGGGGTTCGATCCCGCCGTGCTGGCCGAGCTGCGCGCGCGGGGGCATGAGGTCACCGTGGAGTCGGGCCACGGCGTGTTCGCCTTCGGCGGCGCCCAGCTCGTGCTGCGCGAGGGCGGCATCTACATCGCGGGCTCGGACCCGCGCAAGGACGGGCACGCCGCTGCCTTTTAA
- a CDS encoding LysR family transcriptional regulator, whose product MRAHLLQDTALRYFLEVAQCGSLTEASARLHVAASALSRQIAGLEAQLGTPLFERHPRGMVLTAAGEILATHARRAGLDAERAMGEIGALLGLRAGQVRLATSDVFANELVPRLCVDFQRDHAGIRFTVTALPTAQVPEAVRTGVADIGLCFSRAPQPGIQVAHRQSAPVLAMLPPGHPLAGAGPVSLVQMARYPLALPPPETIVRQMIDIVCSRQGLQLEPVLVSNHARTVLEFVAHGGGVSVSSEVATRHAMAAGAIVARPLGDPGLDLRDIEVQTLAGRALPVAAQAFLERLKEQLAGW is encoded by the coding sequence ATGCGAGCCCACCTGCTGCAAGACACCGCCCTGCGCTACTTCCTGGAAGTGGCGCAATGCGGATCGCTGACCGAAGCCTCCGCCCGGCTGCACGTGGCCGCATCGGCCCTGAGCCGCCAGATCGCGGGGCTGGAGGCGCAGCTGGGCACGCCGCTGTTCGAGCGGCACCCGCGCGGCATGGTGCTGACGGCGGCCGGCGAGATCCTCGCCACGCATGCTCGGCGCGCCGGGCTGGACGCCGAGCGCGCAATGGGCGAGATCGGCGCGCTGCTCGGGCTGCGGGCGGGCCAGGTGCGCCTGGCCACCTCCGATGTCTTCGCCAACGAGCTGGTGCCGCGGCTGTGCGTGGACTTCCAGCGGGACCATGCAGGCATCCGGTTCACGGTGACGGCGCTGCCCACCGCCCAGGTGCCGGAGGCCGTGCGCACGGGCGTGGCCGACATCGGCCTGTGCTTCAGCCGTGCGCCGCAGCCCGGCATCCAGGTGGCCCACCGCCAGAGCGCGCCCGTGCTGGCCATGCTGCCGCCCGGGCACCCGCTGGCCGGCGCCGGCCCCGTGAGCCTGGTGCAGATGGCCCGGTACCCGCTGGCCCTGCCGCCGCCGGAGACCATCGTGCGCCAGATGATCGACATCGTGTGCAGCCGCCAGGGCCTGCAGCTGGAGCCCGTTCTGGTCAGCAACCACGCCCGCACGGTGCTGGAGTTCGTGGCGCACGGCGGCGGCGTGTCGGTGTCGAGCGAAGTCGCCACGCGCCATGCCATGGCCGCAGGCGCCATCGTGGCGCGGCCCCTCGGCGACCCGGGCCTGGACCTGCGCGACATCGAAGTGCAGACCCTCGCCGGCCGCGCGCTGCCCGTGGCCGCACAGGCCTTTCTGGAGCGGCTGAAAGAACAGTTGGCGGGATGGTGA
- a CDS encoding uracil-DNA glycosylase, which translates to MNDSAVPPTQLQSADPADWPVAPAWQPLVDAFFAGARGQALLAFLKARLADGAAIFPPRPLRALELTPPQSVRVVILGQDPYHGRGQAEGLAFSVAPGVQLPPSLRNIFKEMQRDLGTPFPAWPEPGGSLAKWAKNGVLLLNTCLTVEEGQAASHSGKGWEELTDAVIRHVAEGERPVVFMLWGSHAQSKRVWIPGDRGHLVLTANHPSPLSALRPPVPFIGCGHFGKAREFRQQHAEK; encoded by the coding sequence ATGAATGATTCTGCCGTGCCACCGACCCAGCTGCAGAGCGCCGATCCTGCCGACTGGCCGGTCGCGCCCGCATGGCAGCCGCTGGTGGATGCGTTTTTCGCCGGTGCGCGGGGGCAGGCGCTGCTGGCGTTCTTGAAGGCGCGGCTGGCGGATGGTGCCGCCATCTTCCCGCCCCGGCCGCTGCGTGCGCTGGAGCTGACGCCGCCCCAGTCCGTGCGCGTGGTCATCCTGGGGCAGGACCCGTACCACGGCCGCGGGCAGGCCGAGGGCCTCGCGTTTTCGGTGGCGCCCGGCGTGCAGCTGCCGCCCTCGCTGCGCAACATCTTCAAGGAGATGCAGCGCGACCTGGGCACCCCCTTTCCTGCCTGGCCCGAGCCGGGCGGGAGCCTGGCCAAGTGGGCCAAGAACGGCGTGCTGCTGCTCAACACCTGCCTCACGGTGGAAGAGGGGCAGGCCGCCAGCCATTCCGGCAAGGGCTGGGAGGAACTGACCGACGCGGTGATCCGCCATGTGGCCGAGGGCGAGCGGCCGGTGGTGTTCATGCTGTGGGGCTCGCACGCCCAATCCAAGCGCGTGTGGATTCCGGGCGACCGGGGCCACCTGGTTCTCACCGCCAACCACCCTTCGCCGCTGTCCGCGCTGCGCCCGCCCGTGCCTTTCATCGGGTGCGGGCACTTCGGCAAGGCGCGGGAGTTTCGCCAGCAGCACGCCGAGAAGTAG
- the trpC gene encoding indole-3-glycerol phosphate synthase TrpC, which yields MSDILNKIIAVKREEIAAAQKKTPLAAIRADAESRVLTRDFEAALRAKIAKGQAAVIAEVKKASPSKGVLRADFIPADIAQSYAEGDGKVSAACLSVLTDRQFFQGQPDYLKQARASCQLPVLRKDFMVDAYQIYESRAMGADAILLIAACLDDAKMADFEAIARSLDMAVLVEVHDGAELDRALRLRTPLVGINNRNLRTFEVSLSTTLALQKNVPADRLLVTESGILSPADVRQMRDAGVNAFLVGEAFMRAPEPGEALAQLFG from the coding sequence ATGAGTGACATCCTGAACAAGATCATTGCCGTCAAGCGCGAGGAAATCGCGGCGGCGCAAAAGAAAACGCCGCTGGCGGCCATTCGCGCCGATGCGGAAAGCCGTGTGCTCACGCGCGACTTTGAAGCGGCCCTGCGCGCAAAAATAGCCAAGGGCCAGGCGGCGGTGATCGCCGAGGTCAAGAAGGCCAGCCCGTCCAAGGGCGTGCTGCGCGCGGATTTCATTCCCGCCGACATCGCCCAGAGCTATGCCGAGGGCGACGGCAAGGTGAGCGCGGCGTGCCTGTCGGTGCTGACCGACCGGCAGTTCTTCCAGGGCCAGCCCGACTACCTGAAGCAGGCGCGGGCCAGCTGCCAGTTGCCGGTGCTGCGCAAGGATTTCATGGTGGACGCCTACCAGATCTACGAATCGCGGGCCATGGGCGCCGATGCCATTTTGCTGATCGCGGCCTGCCTGGACGATGCGAAGATGGCCGACTTCGAGGCCATCGCCCGCAGCCTGGACATGGCGGTTCTGGTGGAGGTGCACGACGGCGCCGAGCTGGACCGGGCGCTGCGCCTGCGCACGCCGCTGGTGGGCATCAACAACCGCAACCTGCGCACCTTCGAGGTGTCGCTCTCGACCACCCTGGCGCTGCAAAAGAACGTGCCGGCCGACCGCCTGCTGGTGACCGAGTCGGGCATTCTCTCGCCCGCCGACGTGCGGCAGATGCGCGACGCGGGCGTGAATGCGTTTCTCGTCGGCGAAGCCTTCATGCGCGCGCCGGAGCCGGGCGAGGCGCTGGCCCAGCTGTTTGGCTGA
- the trpD gene encoding anthranilate phosphoribosyltransferase: MSITPQEALQRTIEHREIFHDEMLHLMRLIMRGELSPVMTAAIVTGLRVKKETIGEIAAAAQVMREFSNKVHVPDTTHMVDIVGTGGDGANTFNISTCAMFVAAAAGAKTAKHGGRGVSSKSGSADVMESLGVHINLPPEAIARCIADVGIGFMFAPNHHPAMKNVAPVRKEMGVRTLFNILGPLTNPAGAPNILMGVFHPDLVGIQVRALQRLGAEHAVVVYGRDGMDEVSLGAATLVGELKKGEITEYEIHPEDFGMAMASNRTLKVDSPEQSREVLLGVLRGQPGPAQDIVCLNAGAALYAANVADSIADGIVRARTAIASGAALAKLEQLVARTHALAAG, from the coding sequence ATGTCCATCACCCCTCAGGAAGCGCTGCAGCGCACCATCGAGCACCGCGAAATCTTCCATGACGAGATGCTGCACCTGATGCGCCTCATCATGCGCGGCGAGCTGTCGCCCGTGATGACGGCGGCCATCGTGACCGGCCTGCGCGTCAAGAAGGAAACCATCGGCGAGATCGCCGCCGCCGCGCAGGTCATGCGCGAGTTCTCCAACAAGGTCCACGTGCCCGACACCACGCACATGGTGGACATCGTGGGCACGGGCGGCGATGGCGCCAACACCTTCAACATCTCCACCTGCGCGATGTTCGTGGCCGCCGCCGCCGGCGCCAAGACCGCCAAGCACGGCGGGCGCGGCGTCTCCAGCAAGAGCGGCAGCGCCGACGTGATGGAGTCGCTGGGCGTGCACATCAACCTGCCGCCCGAGGCCATCGCGCGCTGCATCGCCGACGTGGGCATCGGCTTCATGTTCGCGCCCAACCACCACCCCGCGATGAAGAACGTGGCGCCGGTGCGCAAGGAAATGGGCGTGCGCACGCTGTTCAACATCCTCGGGCCGCTCACCAACCCCGCGGGCGCGCCCAACATCCTCATGGGCGTGTTCCACCCGGACCTGGTGGGCATCCAGGTGCGCGCGCTGCAGCGCCTGGGCGCCGAACATGCCGTGGTGGTCTATGGCCGCGACGGCATGGACGAGGTCAGCCTGGGCGCGGCCACGCTGGTGGGCGAGCTGAAAAAGGGCGAGATCACCGAGTACGAAATCCACCCCGAGGACTTCGGCATGGCCATGGCCAGCAACCGCACCTTGAAGGTGGACTCCCCCGAGCAGTCGCGCGAGGTGCTGCTGGGCGTGCTGCGCGGCCAGCCGGGCCCGGCGCAGGACATCGTCTGCCTGAACGCCGGCGCGGCGCTGTATGCCGCCAACGTGGCCGATTCCATCGCGGACGGCATCGTCCGCGCGCGCACGGCCATCGCCAGCGGCGCGGCACTGGCCAAGCTGGAGCAGCTGGTTGCGCGCACCCATGCGCTGGCGGCGGGCTGA
- a CDS encoding LysE family translocator yields the protein MIETHQLLLFIAAGWLLNLTPGPDVLYIVTNALKSGVRAGLVAGFGITAGCFVHIVAAAVGVGALLAASATAFTALKWVGAAYLLWMGVRMLWSKAPGDAGDAGDLAGLAAGRAAPAVPASLKKVFLGGFWTNVLNPKVAIFFLAFVPQFIAPGTENKAWAFVLLGVLFNINAIPVNAGWALAAAWMARRQGAIQQGMHWLDRVAGAMFIGFGIRLALSERPGA from the coding sequence ATGATCGAGACGCACCAGCTGCTCCTGTTCATCGCGGCAGGGTGGCTGCTCAACCTCACCCCGGGGCCGGACGTGCTCTACATCGTCACGAACGCCCTCAAGTCCGGCGTGCGCGCAGGGCTCGTCGCGGGCTTCGGCATCACCGCCGGGTGCTTCGTGCACATCGTCGCGGCAGCGGTGGGCGTGGGCGCGCTGCTGGCCGCATCGGCCACCGCCTTCACGGCGCTCAAGTGGGTGGGCGCGGCCTACCTGCTGTGGATGGGCGTTCGCATGCTGTGGTCCAAGGCCCCCGGGGATGCGGGCGATGCGGGCGATTTGGCGGGCCTGGCTGCCGGGCGCGCTGCGCCTGCGGTGCCTGCGTCGCTGAAGAAGGTGTTCCTGGGCGGATTCTGGACCAACGTGCTCAATCCCAAGGTGGCCATCTTCTTTCTGGCCTTCGTGCCCCAGTTCATCGCGCCGGGCACCGAGAACAAGGCCTGGGCCTTCGTGCTGCTGGGTGTGCTGTTCAACATCAACGCCATTCCGGTCAATGCCGGCTGGGCGCTGGCGGCTGCCTGGATGGCCCGCCGCCAAGGTGCGATCCAGCAAGGCATGCACTGGCTGGACCGCGTGGCCGGTGCGATGTTCATCGGTTTCGGCATCCGGCTTGCGCTCTCCGAGCGGCCCGGAGCCTGA
- a CDS encoding anthranilate synthase component II, with protein MNILMLDNYDSFTYNIVQYFGELGAEVEVFRNDEITVEGIAARAPDRLVISPGPCSPAEAGISVAAIKHFAGKLPILGVCLGHQAIGAAFGGTIVRAQELMHGKTSVITTTQKGVFAGLPERFTVNRYHSLSIERATCPDVLEVTAWTDDGEIMGVRHQTLDIEGVQFHPESILTEHGHAMLRNFLQARP; from the coding sequence ATGAATATCCTGATGCTCGACAACTACGACAGCTTCACCTACAACATCGTCCAGTACTTCGGAGAACTGGGTGCCGAGGTCGAGGTGTTCCGCAACGACGAGATCACGGTGGAGGGCATCGCCGCGCGCGCGCCCGACCGGCTCGTCATTTCCCCCGGGCCGTGCTCGCCGGCCGAGGCCGGCATCTCGGTGGCCGCCATCAAGCACTTCGCCGGCAAGCTGCCCATCCTGGGCGTGTGCCTGGGCCACCAGGCCATCGGGGCCGCGTTCGGCGGCACCATCGTTCGGGCCCAGGAGCTGATGCACGGCAAGACCAGCGTGATCACCACCACGCAGAAGGGCGTTTTTGCTGGCCTGCCCGAGCGGTTCACGGTGAACCGCTACCACTCCCTGTCCATCGAGCGGGCCACCTGCCCGGACGTGCTGGAGGTGACCGCCTGGACCGACGACGGCGAGATCATGGGCGTGCGCCACCAGACGCTGGACATCGAGGGCGTGCAGTTCCACCCCGAAAGCATCCTCACCGAGCATGGGCACGCCATGCTGCGCAACTTCCTGCAGGCGCGGCCATGA
- a CDS encoding OmpA family protein, with product MSRIDAVLRAAQAHARRLACIVSQQGGHEAQLNSSVRPSARSISVQKTVAATLVLAISMGLGACKKQDPTAHSNDHTASPAATAASTPPSPPAQAAATSKAFEPSSLPISSVPLGAFPYIALPDGYVAASTPDVADFDQVPFWTGDRLEPVEGKVWSAHISAAQGKTFSDLELQRNIESVVSSLGGKKIFDGRIPEEAGQKIKEWPRDFALKYNSGLGDIWNNPAQVFVVRRADRNIWIHWCSYQFGGGLLIAETKPLEVTAGLLPASELKSQIDKTGKVALHVNFATDKTEILPDSQPQIEQVVQLLKRDASLKLAINGYTDSTGDPAHNRTLSGGRAKAVVAALAAQGIDAARLSSAGFGDADPVANNATENGRSQNRRVELVKQH from the coding sequence GTGTCGCGCATCGACGCGGTGTTGCGGGCCGCCCAGGCGCACGCACGGCGGCTCGCGTGCATCGTTTCGCAACAAGGGGGGCACGAGGCGCAGCTAAACTCATCCGTCCGTCCCTCGGCAAGGAGTATCTCTGTGCAAAAAACGGTAGCGGCGACGTTGGTTCTGGCCATCTCCATGGGCCTGGGCGCATGCAAGAAACAAGACCCAACGGCGCACAGCAACGATCACACGGCATCGCCGGCGGCGACGGCCGCCAGCACTCCGCCATCACCCCCTGCGCAGGCAGCAGCCACCAGCAAAGCGTTCGAGCCGTCGAGCCTGCCGATCTCGAGCGTGCCGCTGGGCGCCTTTCCCTATATCGCGCTTCCCGACGGATATGTCGCCGCCAGCACGCCGGATGTCGCCGATTTCGATCAGGTGCCATTTTGGACAGGCGATCGCCTGGAGCCGGTGGAAGGCAAGGTCTGGTCGGCGCACATCAGCGCCGCGCAGGGCAAGACATTCTCGGATCTGGAGCTGCAGCGCAACATCGAATCCGTGGTTTCTTCGCTGGGCGGCAAGAAGATCTTCGATGGCAGGATTCCGGAAGAAGCCGGACAGAAGATCAAAGAATGGCCGCGCGATTTTGCCCTCAAGTACAACAGCGGCTTGGGCGACATCTGGAACAATCCCGCGCAGGTGTTTGTGGTCCGGCGGGCCGATCGCAACATCTGGATTCACTGGTGCAGCTACCAGTTCGGCGGCGGACTGCTCATTGCCGAGACCAAGCCGCTCGAAGTGACCGCTGGCTTGCTGCCAGCCAGCGAGCTGAAGTCGCAGATCGACAAGACTGGCAAGGTGGCATTGCACGTCAACTTTGCCACGGACAAGACCGAAATCCTTCCCGACTCGCAACCGCAGATTGAGCAGGTCGTGCAGTTGCTCAAGCGGGATGCATCGCTGAAGTTGGCCATCAACGGCTACACCGATAGCACGGGTGACCCAGCCCACAATAGGACACTGTCTGGCGGCCGGGCCAAGGCCGTTGTCGCCGCCCTTGCCGCGCAGGGCATTGATGCCGCGAGACTGTCTTCCGCTGGGTTTGGCGACGCCGATCCAGTGGCCAACAACGCCACCGAAAATGGCCGGTCGCAAAACCGCAGGGTCGAACTCGTCAAGCAGCATTAG
- a CDS encoding HrpB1 family type III secretion system apparatus protein, translating into MDDSTVHEDPIAALAVSLVNAIRENQLDEAEAMLEELNALSPDTEEYLIFPVLIAIQRGYTQEALQYLNSLGEDTAPELKALCLNILGDPTWHYHAQSCLESSDEHVRKSMRELLQLEPELAGDFA; encoded by the coding sequence ATGGACGACTCCACTGTTCACGAAGATCCCATCGCAGCCTTGGCCGTCTCCCTGGTCAACGCCATTCGCGAGAACCAGCTGGACGAGGCGGAAGCCATGCTGGAGGAGCTGAATGCGCTCAGCCCGGACACCGAGGAGTACCTGATCTTTCCGGTACTCATCGCGATCCAGCGGGGCTACACGCAAGAGGCACTGCAGTACCTGAACTCGCTGGGCGAGGACACCGCCCCGGAACTGAAGGCCCTGTGCCTGAACATCCTGGGCGATCCCACCTGGCACTACCACGCGCAAAGCTGCCTGGAGAGCTCCGACGAGCACGTGCGCAAATCCATGCGCGAGCTGCTCCAGCTGGAACCCGAACTCGCCGGCGATTTCGCGTAA
- a CDS encoding GNAT family N-acetyltransferase, producing MLKLTPQADLGVFYDADSARYGADSAKDYTQTVTRDAFTAFYAECPSIGFESDGAPIGGILFDGEQAHIAVLPRYHGLWALLLKPALQWLFSLKNEILVAVENDNHRCLRFMERHGWQRVGARGDDIIYRITPQGGLRKTEYTSPRRPGVPAARTTGPSFFGASPCLQPQ from the coding sequence ATGCTGAAGCTCACTCCCCAGGCCGACCTGGGCGTGTTCTACGACGCGGATTCAGCCCGTTATGGCGCTGATTCCGCCAAGGACTACACGCAGACGGTCACCCGCGACGCGTTCACCGCGTTCTACGCCGAATGCCCTTCCATCGGATTCGAGTCCGATGGTGCGCCGATCGGCGGCATCCTGTTCGATGGCGAGCAGGCCCACATCGCGGTGCTGCCGCGCTACCACGGCCTCTGGGCCCTGCTGCTCAAGCCTGCACTGCAGTGGCTGTTTTCGCTGAAAAACGAGATCCTGGTCGCGGTGGAAAACGACAACCACCGCTGCCTGCGTTTCATGGAGCGCCATGGCTGGCAGCGGGTCGGCGCGCGCGGCGACGACATCATCTACCGCATCACGCCGCAGGGCGGCCTGCGCAAGACCGAGTACACGAGCCCCCGTCGCCCCGGCGTGCCAGCAGCTCGCACGACAGGCCCATCCTTCTTCGGAGCATCGCCATGCCTTCAACCTCAATGA